The following proteins are co-located in the Osmia lignaria lignaria isolate PbOS001 chromosome 12, iyOsmLign1, whole genome shotgun sequence genome:
- the LOC117603010 gene encoding uncharacterized protein LOC117603010, translating into MDTKTPPIPLKVQEKTKPRHQESVADVSLPPLTPYRNHRQKQKTPGTQWSRDIPSAIRYQDHQRKRPYRVLQIGATPLMHACQQGDRARVLRLLKEQEETIGYRDRTLRSALHYCMDAGTGGAVASAAPELVNAPDAEGHTPLHLAVIAGDTQLVAVLLANGADVNAKDLEGHSVLHWATVCGETECVRLVLAAGARPSTPDLRGGSPLHYAAQCCGAAATAELAVPKKVGLKVLQTLLEFGADVNAKDEDGRQPILWAASAGSVEAVLALARAGGSAAAGAADKDGLTALHCAASRGHARCVEALVNLCGAHPDHVDDNGCSALHYAATLGHADATALILKLGADPNRQDRKGRTPALCAAAKGQLETLKILAQHGGSLYARTVRGTGVAHEAVASGRIELIKWLAKKRPSTLDVATHDGKTPLHVAALHGHLDACKVLLDNGARINAVLRTNKGNLMTALDAALYRGHRDCAKLIQMHGGTTAQQLRMQKTVPNKVFAAKLRMKHMDSSSDTESSPRRRSCSHKLPGLYYEEQWIEKKRTRRRGNLRKLARQDSRSFSEEEVRLSKTSSKKDHQRRARSESARYDEDHKLRRKRSRKRSTKSRHDSSESSIESDSYDHLEDTRQRFESKSSKSNGTEEREELRRDEEDDESVSDDSLEVVVVRKSLEKKCEKMVSGRRSKTPRESSKEIKLTKTHRSTRRKLKSSRSKTSDNGDSTTDRMQSFDKEHGSKESESQPQDTPRTSMEEDKTNGGKIIENRYRRDVTDSTSQETVERVVVTAMVHKDQGPDTPKSIIETSKEVTFDDRLRTEVIETEQVTRDAGVSKMDDIVEQSDESRSNLVTKAATLKKDVEEMRQQAILEKTQREDTKRDQKGDVRGDGDDDGKRGEKDGDRDQDKKGVSSVQEKEVQEDKKEKGRLDARGTTESESPSDSQQQPSQQDEASSKSTKPDENLDQDSHSEKTDLSERTSREDQDESEETSKSSQRDVQSGATTPRTVVEDVPPSEDEDRKSTSEESKGKSKHKSGTVRRKPSIDETKSKSSSSRQSDESPKKSDSSRKRRELGKRRESCTKNISVKVSTDKTRKSSIEETSETRQIEENFVTENVTKETPDKDSNEKEHVRSARRKSVEFSSVSKEEAEDGSLGIDTPSASKRRMSTEQEAVQGSSQVQTTQEEEEEIKKTKKHPVEDALTTEGGNFRYIDESSSSSPKSAQARRSRPSTGKIRKSGRSKSSTKKCLFESSEERSPDRSAIVAVIESPEWDEEDEQIEKEIRDAIGEDAEHETEPEEDNEIGVVRVLPSTSEEETSRGPDTCRTIAGDSLPQVQSGTRTRMIRVQSPQESGSNRLQGRQRRDSGGRDSGIEPSPRVSRIPRRRIMKCCPNSARQQTLNMDTITRDVQISLRRYHLERKIFFQLMELKRLQIRHGRANEQVLVKRQVDAFHKAGMSGPTLGVAKYDQPLTFRHFEAFLYDQLRKLQRRPATPDFCTEAKQCTQKTHRCHHATSAYTSFPAYTYLGGGGQEQADLLPKIESRGKGQMTVEVTHGEEKQIIALPTEKLDRTKKYYVTFTVRGEASEEKSKSSHGIQRNAKSV; encoded by the exons ATGGACACTAAGACTCCACCGATCCCGTTGAAGGTCCAGGAGAAGACAAAACCGAGACACCAGGAAAGTGTGGCCGACGTGTCCTTGCCCCCGCTGACACCATACAGGAATCATCGTCAGAAACAGAAAACTCCTGGTACTCAGTGGTCGCGTGATATACCCAGCGCTATACGTTATCAGGATCATCAGAGAAAAAGGCCTTACAG AGTTCTGCAAATCGGCGCGACACCCTTGATGCATGCTTGCCAACAGGGCGACAGAGCAAGGGTGCTGAGACTGTTAAAGGAACAAGAGGAAACGATCGGTTACAGAGATCGCACTCTGAGGAGCGCATTGCATTATTGCATGGATGCTGGAACCGGAGGTGCCGTCGCCTCGGCGGCGCCGGAACTGGTGAACGCGCCGGACGCCGAGGGGCACACACCGCTTCATCTAGCAGTAATCGCAGGCGATACCCAACTGGTAGCTGTATTACTAGCAAACGGTGCCGATGTGAACGCGAAGGACTTGGAGGGTCACAGTGTCCTTCATTGGGCCACCG TGTGTGGAGAAACAGAGTGTGTTCGGTTGGTACTAGCAGCGGGTGCTCGACCATCAACACCTGATCTTCGCGGTGGATCTCCTCTTCATTACGCTGCCCAATGTTGCGGTGCAGCCGCTACTGCCGAACTTGCTGTACCGAAAAAGGTCGGCTTGAAGGTTCTTCAAACCCTTTTAGAATTTGGTGCCGATGTGAACGCGAAAGATGAAGACGGAAGGCAGCCAATTCTATGGGCGGCAAGTGCTGGCAGCGTTGAAGCCGTGTTAGCTCTGGCGAG AGCCGGTGGTTCAGCTGCCGCAGGAGCTGCAGACAAGGATGGCCTGACGGCTCTTCACTGCGCCGCATCTAGAGGACACGCGAGATGCGTCGAGGCTTTGGTGAACCTCTGCGGTGCTCATCCCGATCATGTAGACGATAATGGGTGCTCGGCTCTGCACTACGCCGCCACTCTTGGTCACGCCGATGCCACGGCTTTGATTCTCAAATTAGGAGCCGATCCCAATCGTCAGGATCGAAAGGGTAGAAC ACCAGCGCTTTGCGCAGCAGCCAAAGGTCAACTAGAGACCCTGAAGATCTTGGCGCAACACGGTGGATCACTTTATGCAAGGACAGTACGAGGAACCGGCGTCGCCCATGAAGCCGTGGCATCGGGTAGAATCGAATTAATAAAATGGCTGGCGAAAAAACGTCCAAGCACCTTAGACGTCGCTACACACGATGGGAAGACACCTTTACACGTGGCGGCTCTTCATGGACATTTGGACGCGTGCAAGGTTCTCTTGGATAATGGTGCGAGGATCAATGCGGTTCTTCGAACCAACAAAGGCAATCTGATGACTGCATTGGATGCCGCACTTTACAGGGGGCACAGGGACTGTGCGAAATTAATTCAAATGCACGGAGGTACCACGGCGCAGCAGCTGAGGATGCAGAAGACTGTGCCGAACAAAG TATTTGCAGCAAAACTGCGAATGAAACACATGGACAGTAGTAGCGATACCGAAAGCAGCCCTCGTAGACGAAGCTGTAGTCACAAACTGCCAGGACTGTATTACGAGGAACAATGgatagaaaaaaagagaacacgACGAAGAGGAAATCTTAGGAAATTAGCTCGTCAGGATAGTCGTAGTTTCAGCGAGGAGGAAGTTAGATTATCAAAAACGTCTTCGAAGAAAGATCATCAGAGGAGAGCTCGTAGTGAATCGGCAag ATACGACGAAGACCACAAgttaagaagaaaaagaagtagaaaACGATCAACAAAAAGCAGACACGATTCCAGCGAGTCATCCATAGAATCAGACAGCTACGACCACTTGGAGGATACGAGGCAAAGATTCGAAAGTAAATCGAGCAAAAGCAATGGTACAGAAGAGAGGGAAGAATTAAGAAGAGACGAAGAAGATGACGAAAGCGTGAGCGACGATAGCCTAGAAGTAGTGGTAGTAAGAAAATCCTTAGAAAAGAAGTGCGAGAAAATGGTGTCTGGAAGAAGATCAAAAACTCCGAGGGAAAGTTCGAAAGAGATAAAATTGACGAAAACTCATCGTAGTaccagaagaaaattaaaatcgagCAGATCGAAGACCTCCGACAATGGCGATAGCACCACTGATCGAATGCAATCCTTCGACAAAGAACATGGGTCAAAAGAGTCCGAATCTCAGCCACAAGATACTCCAAGAACATCGATGGAGGAGGATAAAACAAATGGagggaaaataattgaaaatcggTATCGTAGGGATGTGACTGATAGTACTAGTCAAGAAACTGTTGAACGCGTTGTGGTGACCGCTATGGTGCACAAGGATCAAGGTCCAGATACACCGAAATCTATAATAGAGACCTCGAAGGAAGTCACTTTTGATGATAGACTAAGAACGGAAGTAATTGAGACGGAACAAGTGACCAGAGACGCAGGTGTCAGCAAAATGGATGACATTGTTGAGCAAAGCGATGAATCGCGTAGCAATCTTGTGACGAAAGCTGCTACCTTGAAGAAGGACGTGGAAGAAATGAGGCAACAGGCTATATTGGAGAAGACACAGAGAGAAGATACGAAACGGGACCAAAAGGGGGATGTAAGAGGAGATGGGGATGATGATGGTAAAAGGGGTGAAAAAGATGGTGATCGGGATCAGGATAAAAAAGGTGTGTCTTCGGTGCAGGAAAAGGAGGTGCAAGAagataagaaagaaaagg GCAGGTTAGACGCACGCGGAACAACCGAATCAGAAAGTCCCTCGGATTCTCAGCAACAACCGAGTCAGCAAGACGAAGCTTCTTCTAAATCAACAAAACCTGACGAAAATCTCGACCAAGATTCTCACAGTGAAAAAACCGACTTATCTGAACGTACGTCCAGAGAAGATCAGGATGAATCAGAAGAAACAAGTAAATCGAGTCAGAGGGATGTCCAAAGTGGAGCTACTACGCCAAGAACAGTTGTGGAGGATGTTCCGCCATCGGAAGACGAAGATAGAAAATCTACATCAGAAGAATCTAAAGGTAAATCGAAGCACAAATCAGGCACAGTTAGAAGGAAACCATCGATCGATGAAACAAAGTCGAAATCCTCGTCTTCGAGGCAATCGGATGAAAGTCCTAAAAAGAGTGACAGCAGtcgtaaacgaagagaactTGGTAAACGACGTGAATCTTGTACAAAGAATATCTCCGTGAAAGTTTCGACAGATAAAACGAGGAAATCGTCCATAGAGGAAACGTCGGAAACTCGACAAATTGAAGAGAATTTTGTTACCGAGAACGTTACAAAAGAGACACCAGACAAAGATTCAAATGAAAAGGAACATGTTCGTTCAGCTCGTAGAAAATCGGTTGAGTTTTCATCAGTATCGAAAGAAGAAGCAGAGGATGGGTCATTAGGTATTGATACACCGTCTGCCTCAAAGAGAAGAATGTCTACTGAGCAGGAAGCTGTTCAAGGATCGTCACAGGTGCAAACAACtcaggaggaggaagaggagattAAAAAGACTAAGAAACATCCCGTGGAAGATGCACTGACGACAG AAGGAGGAAATTTTCGGTACATCGACGAAAGTTCATCGAGTTCCCCGAAATCGGCGCAGGCCAGACGATCGAGACCTTCCACAGGGAAAATTAGGAAAAGCGGACGATCTAAATCGTCGACGAAGAAATGCTTGTTCGAAAGTTCAGAGGAACGTTCTCCGGATAGAAGCGCGATAGTGGCAGTAATTGAGAGTCCAGAATGGGACGAAGAGGATGAACAGATTGAAAAAGAGATCAGAGACGCCATTGGAGAGGACGCTGAACACGAAACGGAACCGGAAGAGGACAATGAAATCGGGGTTGTAAGAGTTTTACCGAGTACCAGCGAAGAGGAGACCTCTCGAGGTCCTGATACCTGTAGAACTATAGCAGGCGACTCGTTACCTCaa GTGCAATCTGGTACCCGTACTCGGATGATCCGTGTTCAAAGCCCCCAAGAAAGTGGAAGTAACCGATTACAAGGAAGGCAACGTCGTGACAGCGGTGGCAGGGACAGTGGAATAGAACCCAGTCCAAGAGTATCGAGAATACCAAGAAGACGAATCATGAAGTGTTGTCCGAACAGTGCTAGACAACAGACTCTTAATATGGACACTATAACCAGAGATGTACAGATTAGCTTGCGCCGTTATCATCTCGAGAGGaagattttctttcaattaatggAACTAAAGAGACTACAGATACGTCATGGAAGAGCGAACGAACAAGTTTTGGTTAAAAGACAg GTGGATGCATTCCATAAGGCGGGTATGTCTGGACCCACCCTCGGAGTAGCGAAATACGACCAACCCCTAACATTCAG ACACTTTGAAGCCTTTCTTTATGATCAATTAAGAAAGCTTCAAAGAAGACCAGCTACCCCAGACTTTTGCACGGAAGCGAAGCAATGTACTCAAAAAACTCACCGCTGTCATCACGCTACAAGTGCATACACGTCTTTCCCTGCGTATACATATC TAGGTGGAGGAGGCCAAGAACAAGCGGATCTTCTTCCGAAGATAGAGAGCCGTGGAAAGGGACAAATGACG gTGGAAGTAACGCACGGGGAAGAAAAGCAAATAATAGCTCTTCCAACTGAGAAACTAGATCGTACAAAGAAATACTACGTAACATTCACTGTCAGAGGAGAAGCCTCCGAGGAAAAGTCAAAATCGTCGCATGGTATCCAAAGAAATGCCAAAAGTGTTTAA
- the LOC117603014 gene encoding ubiquinol-cytochrome-c reductase complex assembly factor 2 — MGTYRNYMKLLESWPLDKSKAASDLGQHIRDQLKIAFARGEATTHVDRELCDRYYMSLKRICSNHYGQMYARSHSSTASGLTKDQCNLALRPEMLEYFEERSKGIFTRAFSKIANYYNAKKAAQ, encoded by the exons ATGGGTACATAcagaaattatatgaaattgttAGAATCTTGGCCACTGGATAAATCAAAAGCTGCGAG CGATCTAGGTCAACATATTCGtgatcaattaaaaattgcatttgCAAGAGGTGAAGCAACCACTCATGTGGATCGTGAATTATGCGATCGTTATTATATGAGCTTGAAGAGAATTTGCTCTAATCATTATGGTCAAATGTATGCTCGAAGTCATTCAAGTACTGCTAGTGGGTTAACAAAAGACCAATGTAATCTGGCACTTAGACCAGAAATGCTAGAATATTTTGAAGAGAGAAGTAAAGGAATTTTTACACGTGCATTTTCAAAGATTGCAAACTACTATAATGCTAAGAAAGCTGCTCAGTGA